One part of the Nymphaea colorata isolate Beijing-Zhang1983 chromosome 8, ASM883128v2, whole genome shotgun sequence genome encodes these proteins:
- the LOC116258965 gene encoding disease resistance protein RPV1-like isoform X3, giving the protein MDGITTLEASIIFIGLLLVMIRALAVGNNHSPVSPSDEGATELKGDVPSPPIGAASSSAHENDDKRFLYNAFLSFRGKDTRNRFVSHLYRALKQSNVSAFMDNRDLGKGEPIENLLKAIKESMILLPIFSKNYADSVWCLKEITEMVEVMKTDQSVDIVPIFFDVEPDDVRCWYRHSEGRFRSASADEKKKWRKALRKVTSIHGFTLKSNANGDEAELVDIIVEEVQSKLGKSPLHVAKYPIGMEGQVQEVRKLLKKDGQGVNMIALQGMPGIGKTTIAKAVYNELFHDFHGASTFISDVGEKFRKGEGVKCQEQLIYDIMGKEDRFKHSIGSTDAGINKIKETTRCRKVLVVLDDIDRVEQLQALAGARDWFGLGSVIIITTKDKSLLSKQDIEESQIYKPKLLDEEESFQFLVRHVLKGRQPTKKELDMLREIAKTAGGLPLAIEVLGPHLSCKRNMEVWRRELEKLKEIPVEDVESKLKISYDGLPDVEKEIFLDICCFFVGADCGRSTHYYWEACRFHSESAIKLLQDRSLISLDKQNRFHMHDLLRNMGREIVLRRSEVPPSWKLSRVWTTDDIFDLLERDEVFEKLKVLDLSSTDLTRTPDFCNFRCLVDLTLRRCEKLTSVHRSIGELKSLVALDMRTCTLLEELPDTICNLGSIEVLHLGWCAKLSSLPEQIGNLRSLKELSLNDTAIRKVPASVGQLTCLSELPLQRCKWLGPLPDSLTGWFSSGKLKMFGTPLRMIGDEVDLSKEVEVRRVSSCMVLDFLSDKSCKAVREFYLTDHMVQEFPHSIIRLQNLDILSLKCDQLRALPAWVKGRRLEKLTELEIESKSLKNLPDTIESLEGLKTLKLVCENLESLPDAIEKLKGLEIFEFATGKLEQLPQWIGSLRSLRQLKVKCSRITAIPDSIKQLEGLEKLELQIDNPTALSDSTTLPKKLNKFSLSCKDLKSLPDCVWSLRELQELSLRGCSRIEAPPDAKLAQLENLLHLDLSQTGVNKIPESIRFLPKLRFLRIADHVVNGTISLWFEGPETTG; this is encoded by the exons GATTCGTCAGCCATCTGTATAGGGCCCTTAAACAGAGTAATGTGAGCGCTTTCATGGACAACCGCGATTTAGGGAAGGGGGAACCTATCGAAAACTTGTTGAAGGCCATCAAAGAATCGATGATATTGCTGCCCATATTCTCCAAGAATTACGCCGACTCCGTTTGGTGCCTGAAGGAGATCACTGAGATGGTGGAGGTGATGAAGACGGACCAGAGCGTGGATATCGTGCCCATATTCTTCGACGTAGAACCGGACGACGTTCGGTGCTGGTACAGGCATTCTGAGGGTCGGTTCCGAAGTGCGAGTGCGgatgagaagaagaagtggaGGAAAGCGTTGCGGAAAGTAACCAGCATTCATGGGTTCACTCTCAAGAGTAACGCCAACGG GGACGAAGCAGAATTAGTTGACATTATTGTTGAGGAGGTGCAATCAAAATTAGGCAAGAGTCCCCTGCACGTTGCGAAGTACCCAATTGGAATGGAAGGTCAAGTTCAAGAAGTAAGGAAGCTCTTGAAGAAAGATGGACAGGGCGTAAACATGATCGCGCTTCAAGGAATGCCTGGCATCGGAAAGACCACAATTGCCAAAGCCGTTTACAATGAATTGTTCCATGATTTTCATGGCGCTTCCACTTTCATTTCAGATGTAGGGGAGAAGTTTCGGAAAGGCGAAGGCGTCAAATGCCAGGAGCAACTTATCTATGACATAATGGGCAAAGAAGACCGTTTCAAACATTCCATAGGCAGCACCGACGCTGGAATAAACAAGATCAAAGAGACGACAAGGTGTAGGAAGGTCTTGGTTGTTCTAGATGACATTGATCGTGTAGAACAACTACAAGCATTGGCTGGCGCGCGAGATTGGTTTGGTCTAGGGAGCGTGATCATCATCACGACGAAAGATAAGAGTCTACTGTCGAAACAGGATATCGAGGAAAGTCAAATTTATAAGCCCAAGTTATTGGACGAGGAAGAATCGTTCCAGTTTCTGGTGCGCCATGTCCTTAAGGGAAGGCAACCAACAAAAAAGGAGCTCGACATGTTAAGAGAGATTGCTAAAACTGCTGGAGGTCTGCCCTTAGCCATTGAGGTGCTTGGTCCTCATttgtcttgcaaaagaaacatgGAAGTCTGGAGACGTGAACTAGAAAAACTAAAAGAGATTCCAGTTGAAGATGTTGAGAGCAAACTAAAAATTAGTTATGATGGACTTCCGGACGTAGAGAAGGAGATTTTCTTAGACATATGCTGCTTCTTTGTTGGTGCAGACTGCGGAAGATCGACTCACTACTACTGGGAGGCCTGCCGTTTTCATTCGGAATCTGCAATTAAACTCCTCCAGGACAGGTCCCTCATTAGTCTGGATAAGCAAAACCGATTTCACATGCACGATCTCCTCAGAAATATGGGAAGGGAGATAGTTCTGCGAAGGAGCGAGGTACCGCCGAGTTGGAAATTAAGCAGGGTTTGGACTACGGATGACATCTTCGATCTACTGGAAAGAGATGAG GTCTTTGAGAAGTTAAAAGTTCTTGATCTGAGTTCCACGGATCTGACAAGGACACCAGATTTCTGCAACTTCCGCTGCCTGGTGGACTTGACACTCCGGCGGTGTGAAAAACTTACTAGTGTTCATCGATCCATAGGAGAACTGAAAAGCTTAGTAGCATTGGATATGAGAACATGCACATTATTGGAGGAGCTACCTGATACAATCTGCAATTTAGGGTCAATTGAAGTCCTTCATCTTGGATGGTGTGCAAAACTTTCATCTTTGCCGGAACAAATAGGGAACTTGAGATCATTGAAGGAGCTTAGCCTTAATGATACAGCGATAAGAAAAGTACCTGCTTCAGTGGGGCAGCTGACATGCCTCTCTGAGCTACCGTTACAACGCTGCAAATGGTTGGGGCCATTACCTGACTCATTAACTGGTTGGTTCTCCTCAGGGAAGCTGAAAATGTTTGGAACTCCCTTGAGAATGATAGGGGATGAGGTTGACTTAAGTAAAGAAGTGGAAGTGCGGAGAGTTTCATCATGCATGGTGCTTGACTTTCTATCTGATAAATCATGTAAAGCAGTAAGAGAATTCTATTTAACAGATCATATGGTTCAAGAGTTTCCACATAGCATCATAAGACTACAAAATCTGGACATTCTCTCGCTAAAATGCGACCAACTCAGAGCTTTGCCTGCTTGGGTTAAGGGTAGGCGACTAGAGAAGCTTACAGAATTGGAAATTGAGAGCAAGAGTCTCAAGAATCTACCAGACACAATTGAGTCATTGGAAGGACTGAAGACACTGAAACTAGTGTGTGAAAATCTTGAATCATTACCTGACGCGATTGAAAAACTAAAAGGCCTTGAGATCTTTGAATTTGCAACTGGAAAACTTGAACAGTTGCCCCAGTGGATTGGTTCTCTAAGAAGTCTTAGACAATTGAAAGTTAAGTGCTCCAGGATCACAGCCATACCTGATTCAATCAAACAATTGGAAGGACTTGAGAAATTAGAACTGCAGATCGATAATCCTACCGCTCTATCCGACTCAACTACGCTGCCGAAGAAGCTGAATAAATTCTCATTGAGTTGCAAGGATCTAAAAAGTTTGCCTGATTGTGTTTGGTCGCTGAGAGAACTTCAGGAATTATCATTAAGAGGGTGTAGCAGAATTGAAGCGCCCCCTGATGCCAAACTAGCGCAACTGGAAAATCTACTTCACCTTGATCTCTCACAAACTGGAGTCAACAAAATCCCTGAAAGCATTCGTTTTCTTCCAAAGTTGAGGTTCCTGCGGATCGCTGATCATGTCGTAAATGGTACTATTTCTTTATGGTTTGAAGGACCAGAGACGACGGGTTGA
- the LOC116258965 gene encoding disease resistance protein RPV1-like isoform X2, producing MDGITTLEASIIFIGLLLVMIRALAVGNNHSPVSPSDEGATELKGDVPSPPIGAASSSAHENDDKRFLYNAFLSFRGKDTRNRFVSHLYRALKQSNVSAFMDNRDLGKGEPIENLLKAIKESMILLPIFSKNYADSVWCLKEITEMVEVMKTDQSVDIVPIFFDVEPDDVRCWYRHSEGRFRSASADEKKKWRKALRKVTSIHGFTLKSNANGDEAELVDIIVEEVQSKLGKSPLHVAKYPIGMEGQVQEVRKLLKKDGQGVNMIALQGMPGIGKTTIAKAVYNELFHDFHGASTFISDVGEKFRKGEGVKCQEQLIYDIMGKEDRFKHSIGSTDAGINKIKETTRCRKVLVVLDDIDRVEQLQALAGARDWFGLGSVIIITTKDKSLLSKQDIEESQIYKPKLLDEEESFQFLVRHVLKGRQPTKKELDMLREIAKTAGGLPLAIEVLGPHLSCKRNMEVWRRELEKLKEIPVEDVESKLKISYDGLPDVEKEIFLDICCFFVGADCGRSTHYYWEACRFHSESAIKLLQDRSLISLDKQNRFHMHDLLRNMGREIVLRRSEVPPSWKLSRVWTTDDIFDLLERDEVPDCSKVTGIILNKEVEEGKELHKRVECFRNMHYLRLLHMEGINFKNNFHYFPKELLWLGLPRCSFESPPSGLNLRKLVILNLSNCNLASLSFFGDMVFEKLKVLDLSSTDLTRTPDFCNFRCLVDLTLRRCEKLTSVHRSIGELKSLVALDMRTCTLLEELPDTICNLGSIEVLHLGWCAKLSSLPEQIGNLRSLKELSLNDTAIRKVPASVGQLTCLSELPLQRCKWLGPLPDSLTGWFSSGKLKMFGTPLRMIGDEVDLSKEVEVRRVSSCMVLDFLSDKSCKAVREFYLTDHMVQEFPHSIIRLQNLDILSLKCDQLRALPAWVKGRRLEKLTELEIESKSLKNLPDTIESLEGLKTLKLVCENLESLPDAIEKLKGLEIFEFATGKLEQLPQWIGSLRSLRQLKVKCSRITAIPDSIKQLEGLEKLELQIDNPTALSDSTTLPKKLNKFSLSCKDLKSLPDCVWSLRELQELSLRGCSRIEAPPDAKLAQLENLLHLDLSQTGVNKIPESIRFLPKLRFLRIADHVVNGTISLWFEGPETTG from the exons GATTCGTCAGCCATCTGTATAGGGCCCTTAAACAGAGTAATGTGAGCGCTTTCATGGACAACCGCGATTTAGGGAAGGGGGAACCTATCGAAAACTTGTTGAAGGCCATCAAAGAATCGATGATATTGCTGCCCATATTCTCCAAGAATTACGCCGACTCCGTTTGGTGCCTGAAGGAGATCACTGAGATGGTGGAGGTGATGAAGACGGACCAGAGCGTGGATATCGTGCCCATATTCTTCGACGTAGAACCGGACGACGTTCGGTGCTGGTACAGGCATTCTGAGGGTCGGTTCCGAAGTGCGAGTGCGgatgagaagaagaagtggaGGAAAGCGTTGCGGAAAGTAACCAGCATTCATGGGTTCACTCTCAAGAGTAACGCCAACGG GGACGAAGCAGAATTAGTTGACATTATTGTTGAGGAGGTGCAATCAAAATTAGGCAAGAGTCCCCTGCACGTTGCGAAGTACCCAATTGGAATGGAAGGTCAAGTTCAAGAAGTAAGGAAGCTCTTGAAGAAAGATGGACAGGGCGTAAACATGATCGCGCTTCAAGGAATGCCTGGCATCGGAAAGACCACAATTGCCAAAGCCGTTTACAATGAATTGTTCCATGATTTTCATGGCGCTTCCACTTTCATTTCAGATGTAGGGGAGAAGTTTCGGAAAGGCGAAGGCGTCAAATGCCAGGAGCAACTTATCTATGACATAATGGGCAAAGAAGACCGTTTCAAACATTCCATAGGCAGCACCGACGCTGGAATAAACAAGATCAAAGAGACGACAAGGTGTAGGAAGGTCTTGGTTGTTCTAGATGACATTGATCGTGTAGAACAACTACAAGCATTGGCTGGCGCGCGAGATTGGTTTGGTCTAGGGAGCGTGATCATCATCACGACGAAAGATAAGAGTCTACTGTCGAAACAGGATATCGAGGAAAGTCAAATTTATAAGCCCAAGTTATTGGACGAGGAAGAATCGTTCCAGTTTCTGGTGCGCCATGTCCTTAAGGGAAGGCAACCAACAAAAAAGGAGCTCGACATGTTAAGAGAGATTGCTAAAACTGCTGGAGGTCTGCCCTTAGCCATTGAGGTGCTTGGTCCTCATttgtcttgcaaaagaaacatgGAAGTCTGGAGACGTGAACTAGAAAAACTAAAAGAGATTCCAGTTGAAGATGTTGAGAGCAAACTAAAAATTAGTTATGATGGACTTCCGGACGTAGAGAAGGAGATTTTCTTAGACATATGCTGCTTCTTTGTTGGTGCAGACTGCGGAAGATCGACTCACTACTACTGGGAGGCCTGCCGTTTTCATTCGGAATCTGCAATTAAACTCCTCCAGGACAGGTCCCTCATTAGTCTGGATAAGCAAAACCGATTTCACATGCACGATCTCCTCAGAAATATGGGAAGGGAGATAGTTCTGCGAAGGAGCGAGGTACCGCCGAGTTGGAAATTAAGCAGGGTTTGGACTACGGATGACATCTTCGATCTACTGGAAAGAGATGAG GTACCGGACTGCAGTAAAGTAACAGGGATCATTCTCAATAAAGAAGTGGAGGAAGGGAAAGAACTACATAAACGTGTTGAATGTTTTCGAAACATGCATTATCTAAGATTGCTTCACATGGAGGGAATAAACTTCAAGAACAACTTTCATTATTTTCCCAAGGAATTGTTGTGGCTGGGACTGCCAAGGTGTTCCTTTGAGTCTCCACCGTCGGGCCTTAACCTTCGCAAGCTTGTGATACTCAACTTATCTAATTGCAATTTGGCAAGCCTATCTTTTTTTGGAGACATG GTCTTTGAGAAGTTAAAAGTTCTTGATCTGAGTTCCACGGATCTGACAAGGACACCAGATTTCTGCAACTTCCGCTGCCTGGTGGACTTGACACTCCGGCGGTGTGAAAAACTTACTAGTGTTCATCGATCCATAGGAGAACTGAAAAGCTTAGTAGCATTGGATATGAGAACATGCACATTATTGGAGGAGCTACCTGATACAATCTGCAATTTAGGGTCAATTGAAGTCCTTCATCTTGGATGGTGTGCAAAACTTTCATCTTTGCCGGAACAAATAGGGAACTTGAGATCATTGAAGGAGCTTAGCCTTAATGATACAGCGATAAGAAAAGTACCTGCTTCAGTGGGGCAGCTGACATGCCTCTCTGAGCTACCGTTACAACGCTGCAAATGGTTGGGGCCATTACCTGACTCATTAACTGGTTGGTTCTCCTCAGGGAAGCTGAAAATGTTTGGAACTCCCTTGAGAATGATAGGGGATGAGGTTGACTTAAGTAAAGAAGTGGAAGTGCGGAGAGTTTCATCATGCATGGTGCTTGACTTTCTATCTGATAAATCATGTAAAGCAGTAAGAGAATTCTATTTAACAGATCATATGGTTCAAGAGTTTCCACATAGCATCATAAGACTACAAAATCTGGACATTCTCTCGCTAAAATGCGACCAACTCAGAGCTTTGCCTGCTTGGGTTAAGGGTAGGCGACTAGAGAAGCTTACAGAATTGGAAATTGAGAGCAAGAGTCTCAAGAATCTACCAGACACAATTGAGTCATTGGAAGGACTGAAGACACTGAAACTAGTGTGTGAAAATCTTGAATCATTACCTGACGCGATTGAAAAACTAAAAGGCCTTGAGATCTTTGAATTTGCAACTGGAAAACTTGAACAGTTGCCCCAGTGGATTGGTTCTCTAAGAAGTCTTAGACAATTGAAAGTTAAGTGCTCCAGGATCACAGCCATACCTGATTCAATCAAACAATTGGAAGGACTTGAGAAATTAGAACTGCAGATCGATAATCCTACCGCTCTATCCGACTCAACTACGCTGCCGAAGAAGCTGAATAAATTCTCATTGAGTTGCAAGGATCTAAAAAGTTTGCCTGATTGTGTTTGGTCGCTGAGAGAACTTCAGGAATTATCATTAAGAGGGTGTAGCAGAATTGAAGCGCCCCCTGATGCCAAACTAGCGCAACTGGAAAATCTACTTCACCTTGATCTCTCACAAACTGGAGTCAACAAAATCCCTGAAAGCATTCGTTTTCTTCCAAAGTTGAGGTTCCTGCGGATCGCTGATCATGTCGTAAATGGTACTATTTCTTTATGGTTTGAAGGACCAGAGACGACGGGTTGA
- the LOC116258965 gene encoding disease resistance protein RPV1-like isoform X1, with the protein MDGITTLEASIIFIGLLLVMIRALAVGNNHSPVSPSDEGATELKGDVPSPPIGAASSSAHENDDKRFLYNAFLSFRGKDTRNRFVSHLYRALKQSNVSAFMDNRDLGKGEPIENLLKAIKESMILLPIFSKNYADSVWCLKEITEMVEVMKTDQSVDIVPIFFDVEPDDVRCWYRHSEGRFRSASADEKKKWRKALRKVTSIHGFTLKSNANGDEAELVDIIVEEVQSKLGKSPLHVAKYPIGMEGQVQEVRKLLKKDGQGVNMIALQGMPGIGKTTIAKAVYNELFHDFHGASTFISDVGEKFRKGEGVKCQEQLIYDIMGKEDRFKHSIGSTDAGINKIKETTRCRKVLVVLDDIDRVEQLQALAGARDWFGLGSVIIITTKDKSLLSKQDIEESQIYKPKLLDEEESFQFLVRHVLKGRQPTKKELDMLREIAKTAGGLPLAIEVLGPHLSCKRNMEVWRRELEKLKEIPVEDVESKLKISYDGLPDVEKEIFLDICCFFVGADCGRSTHYYWEACRFHSESAIKLLQDRSLISLDKQNRFHMHDLLRNMGREIVLRRSEVPPSWKLSRVWTTDDIFDLLERDEFYLQVPDCSKVTGIILNKEVEEGKELHKRVECFRNMHYLRLLHMEGINFKNNFHYFPKELLWLGLPRCSFESPPSGLNLRKLVILNLSNCNLASLSFFGDMVFEKLKVLDLSSTDLTRTPDFCNFRCLVDLTLRRCEKLTSVHRSIGELKSLVALDMRTCTLLEELPDTICNLGSIEVLHLGWCAKLSSLPEQIGNLRSLKELSLNDTAIRKVPASVGQLTCLSELPLQRCKWLGPLPDSLTGWFSSGKLKMFGTPLRMIGDEVDLSKEVEVRRVSSCMVLDFLSDKSCKAVREFYLTDHMVQEFPHSIIRLQNLDILSLKCDQLRALPAWVKGRRLEKLTELEIESKSLKNLPDTIESLEGLKTLKLVCENLESLPDAIEKLKGLEIFEFATGKLEQLPQWIGSLRSLRQLKVKCSRITAIPDSIKQLEGLEKLELQIDNPTALSDSTTLPKKLNKFSLSCKDLKSLPDCVWSLRELQELSLRGCSRIEAPPDAKLAQLENLLHLDLSQTGVNKIPESIRFLPKLRFLRIADHVVNGTISLWFEGPETTG; encoded by the exons GATTCGTCAGCCATCTGTATAGGGCCCTTAAACAGAGTAATGTGAGCGCTTTCATGGACAACCGCGATTTAGGGAAGGGGGAACCTATCGAAAACTTGTTGAAGGCCATCAAAGAATCGATGATATTGCTGCCCATATTCTCCAAGAATTACGCCGACTCCGTTTGGTGCCTGAAGGAGATCACTGAGATGGTGGAGGTGATGAAGACGGACCAGAGCGTGGATATCGTGCCCATATTCTTCGACGTAGAACCGGACGACGTTCGGTGCTGGTACAGGCATTCTGAGGGTCGGTTCCGAAGTGCGAGTGCGgatgagaagaagaagtggaGGAAAGCGTTGCGGAAAGTAACCAGCATTCATGGGTTCACTCTCAAGAGTAACGCCAACGG GGACGAAGCAGAATTAGTTGACATTATTGTTGAGGAGGTGCAATCAAAATTAGGCAAGAGTCCCCTGCACGTTGCGAAGTACCCAATTGGAATGGAAGGTCAAGTTCAAGAAGTAAGGAAGCTCTTGAAGAAAGATGGACAGGGCGTAAACATGATCGCGCTTCAAGGAATGCCTGGCATCGGAAAGACCACAATTGCCAAAGCCGTTTACAATGAATTGTTCCATGATTTTCATGGCGCTTCCACTTTCATTTCAGATGTAGGGGAGAAGTTTCGGAAAGGCGAAGGCGTCAAATGCCAGGAGCAACTTATCTATGACATAATGGGCAAAGAAGACCGTTTCAAACATTCCATAGGCAGCACCGACGCTGGAATAAACAAGATCAAAGAGACGACAAGGTGTAGGAAGGTCTTGGTTGTTCTAGATGACATTGATCGTGTAGAACAACTACAAGCATTGGCTGGCGCGCGAGATTGGTTTGGTCTAGGGAGCGTGATCATCATCACGACGAAAGATAAGAGTCTACTGTCGAAACAGGATATCGAGGAAAGTCAAATTTATAAGCCCAAGTTATTGGACGAGGAAGAATCGTTCCAGTTTCTGGTGCGCCATGTCCTTAAGGGAAGGCAACCAACAAAAAAGGAGCTCGACATGTTAAGAGAGATTGCTAAAACTGCTGGAGGTCTGCCCTTAGCCATTGAGGTGCTTGGTCCTCATttgtcttgcaaaagaaacatgGAAGTCTGGAGACGTGAACTAGAAAAACTAAAAGAGATTCCAGTTGAAGATGTTGAGAGCAAACTAAAAATTAGTTATGATGGACTTCCGGACGTAGAGAAGGAGATTTTCTTAGACATATGCTGCTTCTTTGTTGGTGCAGACTGCGGAAGATCGACTCACTACTACTGGGAGGCCTGCCGTTTTCATTCGGAATCTGCAATTAAACTCCTCCAGGACAGGTCCCTCATTAGTCTGGATAAGCAAAACCGATTTCACATGCACGATCTCCTCAGAAATATGGGAAGGGAGATAGTTCTGCGAAGGAGCGAGGTACCGCCGAGTTGGAAATTAAGCAGGGTTTGGACTACGGATGACATCTTCGATCTACTGGAAAGAGATGAG TTTTATCTTCAGGTACCGGACTGCAGTAAAGTAACAGGGATCATTCTCAATAAAGAAGTGGAGGAAGGGAAAGAACTACATAAACGTGTTGAATGTTTTCGAAACATGCATTATCTAAGATTGCTTCACATGGAGGGAATAAACTTCAAGAACAACTTTCATTATTTTCCCAAGGAATTGTTGTGGCTGGGACTGCCAAGGTGTTCCTTTGAGTCTCCACCGTCGGGCCTTAACCTTCGCAAGCTTGTGATACTCAACTTATCTAATTGCAATTTGGCAAGCCTATCTTTTTTTGGAGACATG GTCTTTGAGAAGTTAAAAGTTCTTGATCTGAGTTCCACGGATCTGACAAGGACACCAGATTTCTGCAACTTCCGCTGCCTGGTGGACTTGACACTCCGGCGGTGTGAAAAACTTACTAGTGTTCATCGATCCATAGGAGAACTGAAAAGCTTAGTAGCATTGGATATGAGAACATGCACATTATTGGAGGAGCTACCTGATACAATCTGCAATTTAGGGTCAATTGAAGTCCTTCATCTTGGATGGTGTGCAAAACTTTCATCTTTGCCGGAACAAATAGGGAACTTGAGATCATTGAAGGAGCTTAGCCTTAATGATACAGCGATAAGAAAAGTACCTGCTTCAGTGGGGCAGCTGACATGCCTCTCTGAGCTACCGTTACAACGCTGCAAATGGTTGGGGCCATTACCTGACTCATTAACTGGTTGGTTCTCCTCAGGGAAGCTGAAAATGTTTGGAACTCCCTTGAGAATGATAGGGGATGAGGTTGACTTAAGTAAAGAAGTGGAAGTGCGGAGAGTTTCATCATGCATGGTGCTTGACTTTCTATCTGATAAATCATGTAAAGCAGTAAGAGAATTCTATTTAACAGATCATATGGTTCAAGAGTTTCCACATAGCATCATAAGACTACAAAATCTGGACATTCTCTCGCTAAAATGCGACCAACTCAGAGCTTTGCCTGCTTGGGTTAAGGGTAGGCGACTAGAGAAGCTTACAGAATTGGAAATTGAGAGCAAGAGTCTCAAGAATCTACCAGACACAATTGAGTCATTGGAAGGACTGAAGACACTGAAACTAGTGTGTGAAAATCTTGAATCATTACCTGACGCGATTGAAAAACTAAAAGGCCTTGAGATCTTTGAATTTGCAACTGGAAAACTTGAACAGTTGCCCCAGTGGATTGGTTCTCTAAGAAGTCTTAGACAATTGAAAGTTAAGTGCTCCAGGATCACAGCCATACCTGATTCAATCAAACAATTGGAAGGACTTGAGAAATTAGAACTGCAGATCGATAATCCTACCGCTCTATCCGACTCAACTACGCTGCCGAAGAAGCTGAATAAATTCTCATTGAGTTGCAAGGATCTAAAAAGTTTGCCTGATTGTGTTTGGTCGCTGAGAGAACTTCAGGAATTATCATTAAGAGGGTGTAGCAGAATTGAAGCGCCCCCTGATGCCAAACTAGCGCAACTGGAAAATCTACTTCACCTTGATCTCTCACAAACTGGAGTCAACAAAATCCCTGAAAGCATTCGTTTTCTTCCAAAGTTGAGGTTCCTGCGGATCGCTGATCATGTCGTAAATGGTACTATTTCTTTATGGTTTGAAGGACCAGAGACGACGGGTTGA